The Hippoglossus hippoglossus isolate fHipHip1 chromosome 19, fHipHip1.pri, whole genome shotgun sequence genome has a segment encoding these proteins:
- the LOC117753030 gene encoding ras-related protein Rab-37-like has product MSADCDSLSRRREGGREGGRERERERERERERERERERERERAHWSSLYSPHQAPPLSEAHREDDGIMERMESMEPILANYTTAYPEIQPDSGYGSGETESQAKTPPAPTYDEELVHKTILVGDSGVGKTSLLVQFDQGKFIPGSFSATVGIGFTNKVVTVDDVKVRLQIWDTAGQERFRSVTHAYYRDAHALLLLYDITSKSSFDNIRAWLTEIHEYAQNDVVIMLLGNKADMSSERAIRRDEGERLAREYSVPFMETSAMTGVNVELAFTAVSKELKHRAVQHPSEPSFQIHEYIEARKEKSGCCSYF; this is encoded by the exons ATGTCCGCAGACTGTGATTCACTCtcaaggaggagagagggggggagggagggagggagagagagagagagagagagagagagagagagagagagagagagagagagagagagagagagagagcgcgcgCATTGGTCCAGTCTTTATTCTCCTCACCAGGCTCCTCCGCTGTCAGAAGCGCACAGGGAGGACGACGGCATCATGGAGCGGATGGAGTCCATGGAGCCGATCTTGGCGAACTACACCACGGCTTACCCGGAGATCCAGCCCGACAGCGGCTACGGCTCCGGAGAGACCGAGAGCCAGGCGAAGACTCCACCAGCCCCGACGTACGACGAGGAGTTAGTGCACAAG acaATCCTGGTCGGGGACAGTGGAGTGGGAAAGACGTCTCTGTTGGTGCAGTTCGATCAGGGCAAGTTCATTCCTGGCTCCTTCTCTGCCACAGTGGGCATTGGAttcacg AACAAAGTGGTGACTGTGGACGATGTAAAGGTCAGACTACAG atttgggacacagcaggacaggaGAGGTTCAGAAGTGTGACACATGCATATTACAGAGATGCACACG CTTTACTCCTCCTGTATGACATCACCAGCAAATCATCTTTTGACAACATCAGG GCATGGCTAACAGAGATCCATGAGTATGCACAGAACGACGTAGTCATCATGTTGCTGGGCAACAAG GCCGACATGAGCAGCGAGAGAGCGATcaggagagatgaaggagagaggCTGGCCAGG GAGTATTCAGTTCCCTTTATGGAGACGAGTGCCATGACCGGAGTCAACGTAGAGCTGGCCTTCACTGCTGTGTCCAA GGAGCTGAAGCACCGAGCCGTCCAGCACCCCAGTGAACCAAGTTTCCAGATCCATGAATACATTGAAGCACGGAAGGAGAAGTCAGGCTGCTGCAGCTACTTCTGA